In the genome of Carnobacterium pleistocenium FTR1, one region contains:
- a CDS encoding ABC transporter ATP-binding protein: protein MKPIIEVKNYTKKYGDFTAVDDVSFEVEEGSIFAFLGPNGAGKSTTINTLCTMMEKTAGTLLIDGKDVSTEKDAVREAIGVVFQSQTLDEKMTVNENLKMHCAFYGVPKQEVKDRINFVLTLIDLLDWQNKSVSSLSGGMKRRVEIARALLHYPKVLFLDEPTSGLDPQTRNRMWEYITRLQKEKNITIFLTTHYMDEAEICDHVAIMDNGKIMVNDTPENLKRLYTKDKAIVKVSNLDVFEAALKRDGYTYKKEKETFYIDIDVDTVQHFLQFVGQFKNELKDLEIKKGTLNDVFLEITGKEIREEATE, encoded by the coding sequence ATGAAACCAATTATTGAAGTGAAGAATTACACTAAAAAATATGGGGATTTTACAGCAGTAGATGATGTCTCGTTTGAAGTAGAAGAAGGCAGTATATTTGCCTTTCTGGGACCAAATGGAGCGGGGAAAAGTACAACGATCAATACATTATGTACGATGATGGAAAAAACAGCGGGAACATTGTTGATTGACGGAAAAGATGTCTCAACCGAAAAAGATGCCGTACGTGAAGCAATCGGAGTAGTGTTCCAATCGCAAACATTAGACGAAAAAATGACGGTGAATGAGAACTTGAAAATGCACTGTGCTTTTTACGGGGTACCTAAACAGGAGGTAAAGGATCGAATCAATTTTGTATTAACCCTTATTGATCTACTCGATTGGCAGAATAAAAGTGTGTCTAGTCTTTCAGGCGGAATGAAACGACGAGTAGAAATAGCTCGCGCGTTGTTGCATTATCCAAAAGTTTTATTTTTAGATGAACCAACAAGCGGCCTGGATCCGCAAACGCGAAATAGGATGTGGGAATACATTACCAGGCTACAAAAGGAAAAAAATATCACTATTTTTCTGACTACACATTATATGGATGAAGCAGAAATTTGTGATCATGTAGCCATTATGGATAATGGAAAAATAATGGTAAACGATACACCTGAAAACTTGAAACGGCTTTACACGAAAGATAAAGCCATCGTAAAAGTGAGTAATCTGGATGTTTTTGAAGCAGCGTTGAAAAGGGATGGCTACACGTATAAAAAAGAAAAAGAAACTTTTTATATCGATATAGATGTAGATACAGTTCAACATTTTCTGCAGTTTGTCGGACAGTTCAAAAATGAATTAAAAGATCTGGAAATCAAAAAAGGGACACTGAATGACGTCTTCTTAGAAATCACAGGTAAAGAAATTAGAGAGGAGGCCACAGAATGA
- a CDS encoding FAD-dependent oxidoreductase, giving the protein MKFKDVKGVIKKGEFSVESIENLYGDYYTVKLKNDAGITWIPGEHGVFTLPGKKIEGRKYRLFSVASVPEEGFILVGTRTGKESSSFKKAWLTMKPNEKVALRGPFGWLKIQDETSPIVMFASGVGITPIRALLKQVEFTTNRPIEVVYSSSGYYLFGVEIENIASKNPVIQLYKMTSRKETAAKLDELADHYGNAAYYYNSGATAVMRSVKKQYSKKGINKNRIISDLFLGAK; this is encoded by the coding sequence ATGAAATTTAAGGATGTTAAAGGTGTGATTAAAAAAGGAGAATTTTCAGTTGAGAGTATTGAAAATTTATATGGGGATTATTATACGGTCAAACTCAAAAATGATGCTGGCATAACCTGGATACCAGGAGAGCACGGTGTTTTTACTTTGCCAGGTAAAAAGATTGAAGGAAGAAAGTACCGGTTGTTTTCAGTAGCGTCTGTGCCAGAAGAAGGCTTTATATTAGTTGGTACACGGACTGGAAAAGAAAGTAGTAGTTTTAAAAAAGCCTGGTTGACGATGAAACCTAATGAAAAAGTGGCATTACGTGGTCCATTCGGCTGGCTTAAGATTCAAGACGAAACCTCTCCAATCGTCATGTTCGCAAGTGGCGTCGGTATAACACCAATCCGAGCATTGTTAAAGCAAGTAGAGTTCACTACTAATCGACCAATAGAAGTTGTTTACTCATCATCAGGATACTATTTATTTGGAGTTGAAATCGAGAATATAGCCAGTAAAAATCCAGTGATCCAGTTATATAAAATGACTTCACGAAAAGAAACAGCTGCAAAATTGGATGAACTAGCTGATCATTATGGTAATGCAGCTTATTACTATAATTCAGGGGCCACTGCTGTAATGAGGTCAGTAAAAAAACAATACAGTAAAAAAGGAATCAATAAAAATCGCATTATTTCGGATTTATTCCTAGGCGCTAAGTGA
- a CDS encoding ABC transporter permease, with product MRTITALWLRNIRGFVRDRVKLITSLVIPFFFLYVFKSIFQTDQVEDPTAFLLAGIIVATVFQTSLNIATSTIDDTVSGYMKEILVSPTSRFQVALGQILSAATIATTQGILILILGFFTGLSFDYWYTIIYVLLSLMLVGLVFSGLGLFLASMVKSSSTFQVVQQAVVLPFTFLSGAYIPLAFLPDVLRFIAYFNPMTYTTAFFRTIMLEKGGLTQTEWVELGLAFDFNGFIVTPWMSGIIITAFGTLFLFLATNSFVRADFNKISRSPLGGR from the coding sequence ATGAGAACAATCACTGCACTATGGCTCAGAAACATCAGAGGATTCGTTCGTGATCGAGTCAAACTCATCACATCATTAGTCATTCCCTTTTTTTTCCTTTATGTTTTCAAGTCTATTTTTCAAACAGATCAAGTAGAAGATCCAACCGCTTTCTTACTTGCAGGGATTATTGTAGCAACGGTATTCCAAACCTCTTTGAATATTGCGACTTCGACAATCGATGATACTGTTTCAGGTTATATGAAAGAAATCTTAGTGAGTCCGACCAGTCGTTTTCAAGTAGCCCTGGGACAAATTTTATCAGCGGCTACAATAGCGACCACACAAGGGATTTTGATACTGATACTCGGTTTCTTTACTGGCTTGAGCTTTGACTATTGGTATACCATCATTTATGTCTTATTGTCCTTGATGCTAGTCGGATTAGTTTTTTCAGGATTAGGCTTATTCTTAGCTTCAATGGTCAAAAGCTCTTCCACTTTTCAAGTCGTACAACAAGCTGTCGTCCTTCCATTTACTTTCTTATCCGGAGCATATATCCCACTTGCCTTTTTACCTGACGTTCTTCGATTTATTGCGTATTTCAATCCCATGACCTATACGACAGCTTTCTTTAGAACCATCATGCTAGAAAAAGGCGGATTGACACAAACAGAATGGGTGGAACTGGGTTTGGCCTTTGATTTCAATGGCTTCATAGTAACACCTTGGATGAGTGGAATCATCATTACAGCTTTTGGCACGTTATTCTTATTTTTGGCGACGAACTCCTTTGTTCGAGCAGACTTCAATAAGATATCGCGTAGTCCATTAGGTGGAAGATAA